One part of the Solanum dulcamara chromosome 8, daSolDulc1.2, whole genome shotgun sequence genome encodes these proteins:
- the LOC129899728 gene encoding non-specific lipid transfer protein GPI-anchored 5-like: MASKINVMALVMVLIVAIYWNGALAQSGCMTTLVGLSPCLNYVSGNSSTPSSSCCSSLSSVVQSNPQCLCALINGGGSNLGIAINQTLALGLPSACNLQTPPLSRCNAANGPTASAAVPASSPVGSTTPSDSSNEIPATPGATGSKTVPSTPGSPSSSSNSKVSISLVGFLLFVASSSALTIMRGF, encoded by the exons ATGGCATCCAAAATCAATGTGATGGCTCTAGTTATGGTTCTAATTGTGGCCATTTATTGGAATGGAGCTTTAGCTCAATCAGGTTGTATGACTACACTAGTAGGATTATCACCATGTTTGAATTATGTTAGTGGAAATTCATCAACACCATCTTCATCTTGTtgctcatcactatctagtgtTGTCCAATCCAATCCTCAATGCCTTTGTGCGTTGATTAATGGTGGTGGTTCTAATCTTGGCATTGCTATTAATCAAACTCTTGCTCTAGGATTACCTAGTGCATGcaatttacaaactcctcctCTGAGTCGCTGCAATG CTGCAAATGGACCAACAGCTTCAGCTGCAGTACCAGCAAGTTCTCCTGTAGGTTCAACTACCCCATCTGATTCCTCTAATGAAATCCCAGCAACTCCAG GTGCTACAGGTTCAAAAACAGTTCCCTCAACACCTGGATCACCATCATCATCAAGCAACTCAAAAGTTTCTATCAGTTTAGTTGGGTTCCTACTATTTGTTGCATCATCATCTGCTTTGACCATCATGAGGGGATTCtga